One genomic segment of Bacillota bacterium includes these proteins:
- a CDS encoding YebC/PmpR family DNA-binding transcriptional regulator: MSGHSKWKNIMHKKEKTDAQRAKIFTKIGREISMAVKEGGPDQAVNSKLRDLVAKARSNNVPTDNIERLIKKASGADNQDNYEDIVYEGYGPCGVAVIVETLTDNRNRTAGDLRHYFDKYGGNLGQTGSVSWMFAQKGVIVIDKDGLDGDTIMMDALDAGAVDVNEEDDVFEIYTDPSELPQVRDALEEKKYNFISAENEMIPSTYVRIEDEELAHKMRVMLDMLEDDDDVQNVWHNWENDGE; the protein is encoded by the coding sequence ATGTCAGGACATTCCAAATGGAAAAATATCATGCATAAAAAAGAGAAAACCGATGCGCAGCGCGCAAAGATTTTCACAAAAATTGGTCGTGAAATCAGCATGGCTGTTAAAGAAGGCGGACCAGACCAGGCTGTCAATTCTAAACTGCGTGATCTTGTCGCTAAGGCGAGATCAAATAATGTTCCGACTGATAACATTGAACGTCTGATAAAAAAGGCTTCAGGCGCGGACAATCAGGATAATTACGAAGATATTGTTTATGAAGGCTATGGTCCTTGCGGAGTTGCTGTTATAGTTGAAACATTGACTGATAACAGGAACAGAACCGCAGGTGATTTGCGTCATTATTTCGATAAATACGGTGGGAACCTCGGTCAGACTGGTTCTGTAAGCTGGATGTTTGCTCAAAAGGGTGTAATCGTCATTGATAAGGATGGGCTTGACGGCGACACGATAATGATGGACGCTCTCGATGCCGGCGCTGTCGACGTTAATGAAGAAGACGATGTGTTTGAGATCTATACAGATCCGAGTGAATTGCCGCAGGTAAGGGACGCCCTCGAAGAAAAGAAATATAATTTTATTTCGGCTGAGAATGAGATGATTCCGTCGACCTATGTCCGTATTGAAGATGAGGAACTAGCTCATAAAATGCGTGTAATGCTTGACATGCTTGAAGATGACGACGACGTTCAGAATGTATGGCACAATTGGGAAAATGACGGCGAATAA
- a CDS encoding YitT family protein — protein sequence MNKKRVAAVLDYIIFVAGGIMYAIAINVFLAPNHIAPGGAGGLATVFNYLTGFPIGTAIFIINTPLFVWGRKLLGKVFFIKTLVVTVFISIGVDFIKFIPKYTGDRLLASIFGGLIMGVCFGFIFSRGGTSGGSDLLARIIKVRLPYYSMGKLVLIIDIFVITISTIVYKNIESGFYAVITLYISSKVVDSILNGLDFAKLIYIISDKSEEIAHQISLEIGRGATMLHGTGQFTGEDRKVLLIALKKYQMYTVRSIVRELDPHAFMIFTDATEVLGQGFKQKEVI from the coding sequence TTGAATAAAAAACGCGTGGCCGCAGTACTGGATTATATAATATTTGTGGCCGGCGGTATAATGTATGCGATTGCTATCAATGTCTTTCTTGCGCCAAACCATATTGCCCCGGGAGGGGCGGGCGGACTTGCAACTGTTTTTAACTATTTGACAGGTTTCCCGATAGGAACGGCGATATTTATTATAAATACGCCCCTGTTCGTATGGGGGCGTAAACTGCTCGGAAAAGTATTTTTTATAAAGACGCTTGTAGTTACAGTATTCATCTCCATAGGCGTTGATTTTATAAAATTTATACCGAAATATACTGGCGACCGCCTTCTAGCTTCGATTTTCGGCGGTCTGATAATGGGTGTATGTTTTGGATTTATATTTTCTCGCGGCGGAACAAGCGGCGGCAGCGACCTGCTTGCACGCATAATAAAAGTAAGATTGCCTTATTATTCAATGGGTAAACTTGTATTGATTATTGATATTTTTGTAATAACCATTTCGACTATCGTATATAAAAATATCGAGAGCGGATTTTATGCGGTAATTACATTATATATTTCATCAAAAGTGGTCGATTCAATATTGAATGGCCTTGATTTCGCTAAACTGATCTATATTATTTCGGACAAAAGCGAGGAAATCGCGCACCAGATCAGTCTAGAAATAGGCAGAGGCGCAACCATGCTTCACGGTACCGGTCAATTTACAGGCGAAGACAGAAAAGTTCTCCTTATTGCTCTTAAAAAATATCAAATGTATACTGTGCGCAGTATAGTCCGCGAATTAGATCCCCATGCGTTTATGATATTTACCGATGCCACGGAAGTCTTGGGACAAGGATTTAAACAAAAAGAGGTTATTTAA